From a single Granulicella aggregans genomic region:
- the cysN gene encoding sulfate adenylyltransferase subunit CysN → MPSLEGVLEDVTEDLSPDFAIEEFLHAEQAKDLLRFSTAGSVDDGKSTLIGRLLYDSRNVYEDQVRAVTGVATSSTGSTNSGIDFALLTDGLRAEREQGITIDVAYRYFSTQRRKFIIADTPGHEQYTRNMATGASTADLAIILIDARKGILTQSRRHAFISSLLGIRHIVAAVNKMDLVDYSEQVYRDIEKDLRELVGRSFAAANNEADLSASSHGAPGLLTVIPVSALVGDNVVDRSVNMPWYDGPTLLEHLEEVPVGANQSTVGFRLPVQRVIRPDQNYRGFAGQIAAGVIRKGDEIVALPSGRRSRVASITTFDGDLDEARAPLSIALTLEDELDISRGDLIVTPDAQPQHATAIEAAVVWFDGARLETHKPYLLKHGPQTVSAQVTQVLYRNNIETLEHEAVPSLGMNDVGVVEVHVTRPLFFDAYTENRATGNFILVDPATNATVAAGMIRRGVTGDHWRAKHKPALVFVPEERADAMELALLAEDVPVVRTKVKTPRVLQALLAAGVVVLIEGLAVVEDSAIDALEMTEGELLERLNLSPFSAPKEGDE, encoded by the coding sequence ATGCCATCCCTAGAAGGAGTCCTGGAAGACGTGACGGAAGACCTAAGCCCCGACTTCGCCATCGAAGAGTTCCTCCACGCCGAGCAGGCGAAGGACCTCCTTCGCTTCAGCACCGCAGGGAGCGTGGATGACGGCAAGTCGACCCTCATCGGCCGACTGCTCTACGACTCGCGCAACGTCTACGAGGACCAGGTCCGTGCTGTCACCGGGGTTGCCACTTCCAGCACCGGATCGACAAACAGCGGCATCGACTTCGCCCTGCTCACCGACGGTCTGCGCGCGGAGCGCGAGCAGGGCATCACCATCGACGTCGCCTATCGCTACTTCTCGACCCAGCGGCGCAAGTTCATCATCGCGGACACGCCGGGGCATGAGCAGTACACCCGCAATATGGCCACGGGAGCTTCAACCGCGGACCTCGCGATCATCCTGATCGACGCCCGCAAGGGGATCCTTACCCAGTCGCGCCGTCACGCCTTTATCTCCTCGCTGCTAGGCATTCGACACATCGTCGCGGCGGTGAACAAGATGGACCTCGTCGACTACTCGGAGCAGGTCTATCGCGACATCGAAAAGGATCTGCGCGAGCTGGTAGGACGCTCGTTCGCCGCAGCGAATAACGAAGCCGATCTCTCAGCTTCGAGCCACGGAGCACCCGGCCTCTTGACGGTAATCCCGGTCAGCGCGCTCGTAGGCGATAACGTCGTCGATCGCAGCGTAAACATGCCCTGGTACGACGGGCCTACGCTGCTCGAACACCTCGAAGAGGTCCCCGTCGGCGCGAACCAATCAACGGTCGGCTTCCGCCTGCCTGTGCAACGCGTCATCCGCCCCGACCAGAACTATCGCGGCTTCGCGGGACAGATCGCCGCCGGCGTGATTCGCAAAGGCGACGAGATTGTGGCGCTGCCTTCAGGCCGTCGCAGCCGCGTCGCCTCCATCACTACCTTCGATGGCGATCTCGACGAAGCCCGCGCTCCTCTGTCCATCGCCCTCACGCTCGAAGACGAGCTCGACATCAGCCGTGGCGACCTCATCGTCACTCCAGACGCGCAGCCGCAACACGCGACGGCGATTGAAGCCGCTGTCGTCTGGTTCGACGGAGCGCGGCTCGAGACGCATAAGCCGTACCTGCTGAAACACGGGCCGCAGACCGTCAGTGCGCAAGTCACGCAGGTGCTCTATCGCAACAACATCGAGACCCTCGAGCATGAGGCCGTGCCCTCGCTCGGCATGAACGATGTGGGCGTAGTGGAGGTGCATGTCACGCGCCCGCTCTTCTTCGACGCGTACACGGAAAACCGAGCGACGGGAAACTTCATCCTCGTCGACCCCGCTACGAATGCGACCGTGGCCGCCGGCATGATCCGGCGCGGCGTCACCGGCGACCACTGGCGCGCGAAGCATAAGCCAGCGCTGGTCTTCGTACCGGAGGAGCGCGCGGACGCTATGGAGCTTGCGCTGCTGGCCGAGGATGTGCCGGTGGTGCGGACGAAGGTAAAGACCCCACGCGTTTTGCAGGCTCTTCTGGCGGCTGGCGTGGTGGTCTTGATCGAAGGACTGGCGGTGGTGGAGGACAGTGCGATCGATGCGCTGGAGATGACGGAAGGGGAGCTGCTGGAGCGGTTAAATCTCTCTCCGTTCAGTGCGCCGAAGGAAGGAGACGAATGA
- a CDS encoding phosphoadenylyl-sulfate reductase encodes MSEVLEASTAPRVIGTEEKIFNAERLVHDELVNLPQDACVTNSFQAEDMIVLHMVRRLLPNVPVVFLDTGYHFAEVYEYRDRMAAEWGLNLINLMPELTVAEQESQFGILNQTEPSKCCGMRKVKPLFAALEGYGLWFTGLRREQAKSRAALKEVEDFALPSTKTIRKISPLTEWTAKDVWHYARVHEIPLLKLYDKGYSSIGCEPCTSLPTDPNDPRSGRWGGQKQECGIHIQAG; translated from the coding sequence ATGAGCGAAGTTCTTGAAGCGTCTACAGCACCACGCGTGATCGGCACAGAAGAGAAGATCTTCAACGCGGAGCGCCTGGTGCACGACGAGCTTGTGAATCTGCCGCAGGATGCCTGCGTGACCAACAGCTTCCAGGCCGAGGACATGATTGTGCTGCACATGGTGCGGCGTCTCCTGCCCAATGTGCCCGTAGTGTTTCTCGATACCGGCTACCACTTCGCAGAGGTCTATGAGTACCGCGACCGCATGGCTGCCGAGTGGGGGCTGAACCTCATCAACCTCATGCCCGAGCTGACCGTCGCCGAACAGGAGTCGCAGTTCGGAATCCTGAACCAGACCGAGCCCAGCAAGTGCTGCGGCATGCGTAAGGTGAAGCCACTCTTCGCAGCGCTCGAAGGATATGGCCTCTGGTTCACCGGCCTTCGCCGCGAGCAGGCCAAGAGCCGCGCAGCGCTAAAGGAAGTGGAAGACTTTGCTCTCCCTTCCACAAAGACGATCCGCAAGATCAGCCCGCTCACGGAGTGGACGGCGAAGGATGTCTGGCACTACGCGCGAGTGCATGAGATTCCGCTCTTGAAGCTCTACGACAAGGGATATTCGAGCATCGGATGCGAGCCATGTACCAGCCTGCCGACGGACCCGAACGATCCGCGGTCAGGCAGATGGGGCGGCCAGAAGCAGGAGTGCGGGATTCACATTCAGGCCGGGTGA
- a CDS encoding sulfite exporter TauE/SafE family protein has protein sequence MDYLIGFGIAVVIALSGVGAGVITAPMLILFLHVPVEIAVSTALAYSAIVKLIVVPVQVARRQVNYRVLGVMLLGGLPGVILGSIFFKHVAQHGPKAALYFALGLIIMFTSGWHLFRHFKPAAITRPAEPGSVEEPVRKKTIAAIMFPIGAEVGFSSSGAGALGTVALLSLTSLTAAQVVGTDLAFGLCIALVGTGVHLFGGQYAGALLLKMAIGGVVGGIVGSGAAPKIPNRKLRFALSLWLMVIGFQFCWQAAVK, from the coding sequence ATGGATTACCTGATCGGTTTCGGTATCGCGGTAGTAATTGCTTTGAGCGGGGTAGGCGCGGGCGTCATCACCGCTCCGATGCTCATCCTGTTTCTGCATGTGCCCGTGGAGATCGCAGTGAGCACCGCACTGGCTTACTCGGCGATCGTGAAACTCATCGTCGTGCCGGTACAGGTGGCTCGGCGACAGGTCAACTACCGCGTGCTCGGCGTGATGCTGCTGGGCGGTCTGCCCGGAGTGATCCTCGGGTCGATCTTCTTCAAGCATGTGGCGCAGCATGGCCCGAAGGCAGCGCTGTACTTCGCGCTCGGCCTGATCATCATGTTCACCTCGGGATGGCATCTCTTCCGGCACTTCAAGCCGGCGGCGATTACCCGGCCCGCGGAGCCAGGAAGCGTTGAGGAGCCCGTAAGAAAGAAGACCATCGCAGCCATCATGTTCCCCATAGGCGCGGAGGTTGGCTTCTCGTCCTCAGGCGCGGGAGCGCTGGGAACGGTAGCGCTGCTTAGCCTCACCTCGCTCACCGCGGCCCAGGTAGTCGGAACCGATCTAGCCTTCGGGCTGTGCATCGCTCTGGTCGGAACCGGCGTGCATCTCTTCGGTGGCCAGTATGCCGGAGCGTTGCTCCTCAAGATGGCGATTGGCGGAGTGGTCGGCGGCATCGTTGGCAGCGGAGCGGCGCCGAAGATCCCGAACCGCAAGTTGCGCTTTGCTCTGTCGCTCTGGCTGATGGTGATCGGGTTCCAGTTCTGCTGGCAGGCAGCAGTGAAGTAA
- a CDS encoding VWA domain-containing protein gives MSGFVSRVRVVAVLLYAVSGFGQAGVAPSPVPPARMYLNVEVTLAHGEPVTGLQQPDFSLLNNKAPQAITTFSAIDGTVAPTEVVLLIDVMNSQEITMSRERPELDKFLLARDGKMTYPTTMGVLTEKGIHIQPEPSTDGKGLKEALDRYLPSVRANHMLPGFHGGEERVELSLRALSGLVAQMRQRPGRKLLLWVSPGWPVFSGPAMYLSDRQQQELYHQIASISEMLRQARVTLYCIDPLGSSESVFQSQSYQQYLKPAAKPSQATPGELSLQVLATQSGGLVLGASGDVAGLIEKAVDDTRSFYEISFEPKPAEAPDEYHRLEVKVAKPGAVARTRWGYYAQP, from the coding sequence ATGTCTGGGTTCGTGTCACGCGTTCGGGTGGTGGCGGTGCTTCTCTATGCCGTGTCGGGATTCGGGCAGGCGGGCGTAGCCCCTTCGCCGGTACCTCCGGCACGGATGTATCTCAATGTTGAAGTCACCTTGGCGCATGGCGAGCCCGTGACCGGCCTACAGCAGCCGGACTTTTCTCTTCTCAACAACAAGGCTCCGCAGGCGATCACGACGTTCTCCGCGATCGATGGCACCGTCGCGCCCACCGAGGTCGTACTCCTGATCGACGTGATGAACTCGCAGGAGATCACCATGTCGAGGGAGCGCCCGGAGCTGGACAAGTTTCTGCTTGCGCGTGATGGGAAGATGACCTATCCGACCACGATGGGAGTGCTGACCGAGAAGGGCATCCACATACAGCCGGAGCCTTCGACAGACGGCAAGGGCTTGAAGGAGGCCCTGGACAGGTATCTGCCGTCCGTCCGCGCGAACCACATGCTGCCGGGCTTTCATGGTGGCGAGGAACGCGTGGAGCTGTCGCTGCGTGCCCTGAGCGGTCTGGTCGCGCAGATGCGGCAGAGGCCGGGGCGCAAGCTGCTGCTATGGGTCTCGCCCGGATGGCCGGTCTTCTCCGGCCCTGCGATGTACCTCAGCGACAGGCAGCAGCAGGAGCTCTATCACCAGATCGCGTCGATCTCGGAGATGCTTCGGCAGGCGAGGGTCACGCTCTACTGCATCGATCCGCTGGGTAGCTCGGAGAGTGTCTTTCAGTCGCAGTCCTATCAGCAGTACCTGAAGCCCGCGGCGAAGCCGAGCCAGGCCACCCCGGGAGAGCTGTCGCTGCAGGTACTCGCGACCCAGAGCGGAGGCCTCGTGCTCGGAGCCAGCGGCGATGTCGCGGGCCTGATCGAAAAGGCGGTCGACGACACCAGGAGCTTCTACGAGATCTCGTTCGAGCCGAAGCCGGCAGAAGCTCCCGATGAGTACCACCGGCTCGAGGTGAAGGTGGCGAAACCAGGAGCTGTCGCGCGAACGCGCTGGGGATACTACGCACAGCCGTAA